Proteins encoded together in one Coriobacteriia bacterium window:
- a CDS encoding DegV family protein produces the protein MGRVSQAAGGSRIVGVKVIADSTSYIPRPLRASLDIGVATLSSLLDGVTYLDDAEDYSAFYDALAKSGAFPTTSQPAVQDMVDLMEERVAAGHEVVGVFISELMSGTYSTALLARDMVIEKHPDAVIEVVDGRSNCMELGYAVLAAAQKAAGGGTADECVAAAKEMTLHTRFLFTPLTLEYLRRGGRIGNAQSLLATLLQIKPVLTVVDGVTDTFAKIRTLQKAHDLIVDTFAADIRDKGGLGEAFVHHIHDEAAGKTFRDRIAEVAGREIELLDIGPAIGSHVGPGTVAVVYSTNGLMHKAG, from the coding sequence ATGGGACGCGTGTCTCAGGCAGCCGGAGGGAGCCGCATCGTGGGCGTGAAGGTGATCGCTGACAGCACGTCGTACATTCCGAGGCCGCTTCGAGCGTCGCTCGATATCGGTGTGGCGACCCTCTCGTCGCTACTCGATGGCGTGACGTATCTGGACGACGCCGAGGACTACTCCGCATTCTATGATGCGCTCGCCAAATCGGGCGCGTTCCCGACCACGTCACAGCCGGCCGTCCAGGACATGGTCGATCTCATGGAGGAGCGCGTCGCCGCCGGCCACGAGGTCGTGGGGGTCTTCATCTCGGAGCTGATGAGCGGCACGTACTCCACCGCCCTCCTCGCCCGGGACATGGTCATCGAGAAGCATCCCGATGCGGTGATCGAGGTCGTCGACGGCCGAAGCAACTGCATGGAGCTCGGCTACGCCGTGCTGGCTGCGGCGCAGAAGGCCGCCGGGGGCGGCACCGCCGATGAGTGTGTGGCGGCGGCCAAGGAGATGACGCTCCACACCCGCTTCCTGTTCACGCCGCTGACGCTCGAGTACCTTCGCCGTGGCGGCCGCATCGGCAACGCGCAGTCACTGCTGGCGACGCTCCTGCAGATCAAGCCGGTGCTCACGGTGGTCGACGGCGTGACCGACACCTTCGCGAAGATACGGACGTTGCAGAAGGCGCACGATCTCATCGTGGACACGTTCGCCGCCGACATCCGCGACAAGGGCGGGCTGGGCGAGGCGTTCGTCCACCACATCCACGATGAAGCGGCCGGGAAGACGTTCCGGGACCGTATCGCGGAGGTGGCAGGCCGCGAGATCGAGCTGCTCGACATCGGTCCGGCCATCGGCTCGCACGTCGGACCGGGAACGGTCGCGGTCGTCTACTCTACGAACGGCTTGATGCATAAGGCGGGCTAG
- a CDS encoding DegV family protein has protein sequence MTGKPVLIIDSCSDLPAAVVEDLGVEVLNFPYTLSGREHLDDFGRAQSHADFYAAMRAGDHPTTAQIPRQVFLDTFRTHAAAGEPVLYLGFSSALSGTFDVAWLARQDVLAEYPDAEIRLIDTRAAAVAEGLVVYEAAQRWRDGMPLADIEAWVLAERPRLNGWFIVDDLETLRRGGRLPGAVAAAGSLLDVKPLLRVTDDGRLEVKKSIRGRQKSMRTLADLVADRAADPAGQTIAVAHGDCAEDAARLRDMITERVVVKDILTMEVGAVIGTHTGPGMLAVVFWGEA, from the coding sequence GTGACGGGCAAGCCCGTACTCATCATCGATTCATGCTCGGACTTGCCGGCTGCCGTCGTCGAGGACCTCGGAGTCGAGGTCCTGAACTTCCCCTACACCCTCTCGGGCCGGGAGCACCTCGACGACTTCGGACGCGCCCAGTCGCATGCCGACTTCTACGCGGCGATGCGCGCGGGCGACCATCCCACCACCGCGCAGATTCCGCGGCAGGTGTTTCTCGACACCTTCAGAACGCACGCGGCTGCGGGGGAGCCCGTCTTGTACCTCGGCTTCTCCTCGGCGTTGTCGGGCACGTTCGACGTGGCGTGGCTCGCGCGCCAGGACGTGCTTGCCGAGTACCCCGACGCTGAGATCCGCCTGATCGACACGAGGGCGGCGGCGGTGGCCGAGGGGCTGGTGGTCTATGAGGCCGCTCAGCGTTGGCGCGACGGGATGCCGCTTGCGGACATCGAGGCGTGGGTGCTTGCCGAGCGGCCCCGGCTCAACGGCTGGTTCATCGTTGACGACCTCGAGACCCTGCGTCGCGGTGGTCGTCTGCCCGGTGCGGTCGCGGCAGCGGGCTCGCTGCTCGACGTCAAACCGCTCCTGCGCGTCACCGATGACGGTCGGCTCGAGGTGAAGAAGTCGATCCGCGGTCGCCAGAAGTCCATGCGCACGCTCGCCGATCTAGTGGCAGACCGCGCCGCGGACCCCGCCGGGCAGACCATCGCCGTCGCTCACGGTGACTGCGCCGAGGACGCGGCGCGTCTGCGTGACATGATCACCGAACGGGTCGTGGTCAAAGACATCCTGACCATGGAGGTCGGCGCGGTCATCGGCACGCACACCGGCCCCGGCATGCTCGCCGTGGTCTTCTGGGGGGAGGCGTAA
- a CDS encoding alkaline phosphatase family protein: MGRRTANLRTKRRSILGWLLPFMALAVSLGLAYGAYNLASYSWDQVVSYESPYTTQSGIDFSGPRPDLADPIPDAQPRRVVLVLIDGLRDDASRTMASISGLRARGADVHLTVPQPSLSYPTWTTILTGAPQQISGVTTNWYEGPVEVETLFDVAVGSGRSVVISGPVDLDEMYSASEVATATSLIEWDNDAYSSDKVVDNALALDAEVGGADFIFVLLPDVDNAGHNYGGSSAEYADVVAKVDVDLARLIEGLDDGATTFVVLPDHGHIDVGGHGGWEEPVTRTFAALAGPGVAQIETEANLEDIAPTVAVIAGMQAPLQGTGTAIDAVLTDQNGAARNAEFVRSAGITLAYVRRVLGDEGVRGIESIGSPADLASMRADADAERLAKERDSRKALLIGAIVAVLVAAAVIGIASWRALVAALVGTAVYAAVYNALFFGAHRLTWSLSAFNEETMLDAFFNQRMLETVLAGVAACLVAALVYAALRKEPRGPQSGYAVEWLALGSATVLMAQAALVVQVAYFLWQWGAQVTWILPNMQAAFKYDLDLIQLTALGAAAVIGPPLTWLVGRIHPRTRRTAAEAGIKS; the protein is encoded by the coding sequence ATGGGCAGACGCACCGCGAACCTTCGCACGAAACGCCGCTCCATCCTCGGCTGGCTCCTGCCGTTCATGGCGCTCGCGGTATCACTCGGCCTGGCGTACGGCGCATACAACCTCGCGTCGTACTCATGGGACCAGGTGGTGTCGTACGAGAGCCCGTACACCACGCAGAGCGGCATCGACTTCTCCGGCCCCCGGCCGGACCTCGCCGACCCGATCCCCGATGCACAACCCCGACGGGTCGTGCTCGTGCTGATCGATGGCCTGCGCGATGACGCGTCACGCACTATGGCATCGATCTCGGGGCTCCGCGCGCGCGGAGCCGACGTCCACCTCACCGTGCCACAGCCGAGCCTCTCCTACCCCACCTGGACCACGATCCTCACCGGTGCTCCGCAGCAGATCAGCGGCGTCACGACCAACTGGTACGAGGGCCCGGTCGAAGTCGAGACGCTCTTCGATGTCGCGGTCGGCTCCGGCCGCTCAGTGGTGATCTCGGGTCCGGTGGACCTCGACGAGATGTACAGCGCCTCGGAGGTTGCAACGGCCACATCGCTCATCGAGTGGGACAACGACGCCTACTCAAGCGACAAGGTCGTGGACAACGCGCTCGCACTGGACGCCGAGGTGGGCGGCGCGGACTTCATCTTCGTCTTGCTGCCCGATGTGGATAACGCCGGTCACAACTACGGCGGTTCCTCGGCCGAGTACGCCGACGTCGTCGCGAAGGTGGATGTCGACCTCGCGCGCCTGATCGAGGGGCTCGACGACGGGGCGACCACCTTCGTGGTCCTCCCCGATCACGGTCACATCGACGTCGGCGGCCACGGTGGCTGGGAGGAGCCGGTCACCCGCACATTCGCCGCACTGGCCGGCCCGGGCGTTGCACAGATCGAGACCGAGGCGAACCTCGAGGACATCGCCCCGACCGTCGCGGTGATCGCCGGCATGCAGGCCCCGCTTCAGGGGACGGGGACCGCCATCGATGCGGTGCTCACCGACCAGAACGGCGCCGCCCGCAACGCCGAGTTCGTGCGCTCGGCGGGCATCACGCTCGCGTACGTCCGCAGAGTCCTGGGCGACGAGGGCGTCCGCGGCATCGAGTCGATCGGCTCGCCCGCGGACCTTGCGAGCATGCGCGCCGATGCCGATGCCGAGCGCCTCGCCAAGGAGAGGGATAGCCGCAAGGCGCTGCTCATCGGCGCCATCGTGGCTGTCCTCGTGGCCGCTGCGGTCATCGGGATCGCCTCGTGGCGGGCGCTTGTGGCCGCGCTCGTCGGAACCGCGGTCTACGCAGCGGTCTACAACGCACTGTTCTTCGGCGCGCACCGCCTCACGTGGTCGCTCTCGGCGTTCAATGAGGAGACCATGCTAGATGCGTTCTTCAACCAGCGGATGCTCGAGACCGTCCTTGCCGGCGTGGCCGCATGTCTGGTGGCGGCGCTCGTGTACGCGGCGCTCCGCAAGGAGCCGAGGGGGCCACAGTCGGGCTACGCGGTCGAATGGCTCGCGCTCGGAAGCGCCACGGTGCTCATGGCCCAGGCCGCGCTCGTGGTGCAGGTGGCGTACTTCCTGTGGCAGTGGGGCGCGCAGGTCACATGGATACTCCCCAACATGCAGGCCGCCTTCAAGTACGACCTCGACCTCATCCAACTCACCGCGCTCGGCGCCGCGGCAGTCATAGGACCGCCCCTCACGTGGCTCGTGGGCAGGATCCACCCCCGGACGCGGAGGACTGCGGCCGAGGCAGGCATCAAGTCCTAG
- a CDS encoding flavodoxin family protein: MKVVAFSGSARKGGNTAVMLQRVLDVLEAEGIETELVELAGKKAQGCTVCLKCRELKDRQCHGRNDAINECIAKADEADGIIIGSPVYFADVSSEAKALIDRLGYVAGANPGMLERKVGAAVVAERRAGAVHAFDSIMHLFMIRQMIVPGSTYWNLGIGGAPGAVAEDEEGMGTMDNLGRNMAWLLKLTAEAR, translated from the coding sequence ATGAAGGTGGTCGCATTCTCGGGAAGCGCACGCAAGGGCGGCAACACGGCCGTCATGCTGCAGCGCGTGCTCGACGTGCTTGAGGCCGAAGGCATCGAGACCGAGCTCGTCGAGCTGGCCGGCAAGAAGGCCCAGGGCTGCACGGTGTGTCTCAAGTGCCGGGAGCTCAAGGACCGGCAGTGCCACGGGCGCAACGATGCCATCAACGAGTGCATCGCCAAGGCCGACGAAGCGGACGGCATCATCATCGGGTCGCCGGTCTACTTCGCGGACGTCTCCTCGGAGGCCAAGGCGCTCATCGACCGGCTCGGCTACGTGGCTGGCGCGAATCCGGGCATGCTGGAGCGCAAGGTGGGGGCGGCTGTCGTGGCCGAGCGCCGGGCGGGTGCGGTGCACGCGTTCGACTCGATCATGCACCTCTTCATGATCCGGCAGATGATCGTGCCGGGCTCCACCTACTGGAACCTCGGCATCGGCGGAGCACCGGGTGCGGTCGCCGAGGACGAAGAGGGCATGGGTACGATGGACAACCTCGGGCGCAACATGGCCTGGCTGCTGAAGCTGACGGCCGAGGCGCGTTAG
- the pncA gene encoding bifunctional nicotinamidase/pyrazinamidase, whose translation MRALLLVDIQNDFVPGGALAVPDGDAVVAVANALAPRFSLVVASQDWHPADHGSFASAHAGAAPGDVVDLGGIAQVLWPDHCVQNSPGASFHSDLNVAVIDHVVRKGTDPGIDSYSTFFDNGHRKDTGLATFLEQRCAEELVVLGLATDYCVKYTVLDAIGLGFGVTVIADGCRAVDLAPDDGKQALKEMRSAGARIIASTELT comes from the coding sequence GTGCGCGCGCTTCTGCTTGTGGACATCCAGAACGACTTCGTGCCCGGAGGCGCGCTGGCCGTGCCCGACGGGGACGCGGTGGTCGCCGTCGCCAATGCGCTCGCACCGCGCTTCAGTCTGGTGGTGGCCTCGCAGGACTGGCACCCGGCCGATCACGGCAGTTTCGCCTCGGCGCATGCGGGCGCCGCGCCCGGTGACGTGGTGGACCTCGGCGGCATCGCACAGGTGCTCTGGCCGGATCACTGCGTGCAGAACTCGCCCGGCGCGTCGTTTCACTCGGACCTGAACGTGGCGGTCATCGATCACGTGGTGCGCAAGGGCACGGACCCGGGCATCGACAGCTACAGCACGTTCTTCGACAACGGGCATCGCAAGGACACCGGGCTCGCCACCTTCCTCGAGCAGCGCTGCGCCGAGGAGCTCGTGGTGCTCGGTCTGGCCACGGACTACTGCGTGAAGTACACGGTGCTCGACGCGATCGGTTTGGGCTTTGGTGTGACGGTGATCGCCGATGGCTGTCGTGCGGTGGATCTGGCGCCGGATGACGGCAAGCAGGCGCTCAAGGAGATGCGCTCGGCAGGGGCACGCATCATCGCCTCTACCGAGCTGACGTAG
- a CDS encoding alpha/beta hydrolase, with translation MVRRSWAIAERLSLPWLLAGLLSRGAGTAHGLIEETISFGDDPAQHVLVIRSEHLSAARPLVYFIHGGSWKYGDPELFRAVGRFFAHYGYTTALGGYRLVPRHLFPAQRDDVFAGISAVMQEGWFADACDGSVLLAGQSAGGHLAALAAFDEDSRADAGLGDLDIAGVLAVSGVLDFSVLCPAGSRCQLVENLMGGREGWEHADPAFYVHGSPRVPVLCLHGSRDPLVPVEVAASFVLRANGSEGDHAVFMADPDAHHSDMTRLFFGTSPLTGAMLDWMGDL, from the coding sequence GTGGTTCGTCGGTCGTGGGCGATCGCCGAGCGGCTTTCCTTGCCGTGGCTGCTCGCGGGGCTGCTCTCACGCGGCGCCGGTACGGCGCACGGACTCATCGAGGAGACGATCTCCTTCGGCGATGATCCGGCCCAGCACGTCCTCGTGATCCGCTCCGAGCACCTCTCGGCCGCTCGGCCGCTTGTGTACTTCATCCACGGCGGCAGCTGGAAGTATGGCGACCCCGAGTTGTTCCGCGCCGTGGGGCGGTTCTTCGCGCATTACGGCTACACCACTGCGCTCGGCGGCTACCGGCTCGTGCCGCGTCACCTGTTTCCGGCACAGCGCGACGATGTGTTCGCGGGCATCTCGGCGGTGATGCAGGAGGGGTGGTTCGCCGACGCGTGCGACGGCTCGGTGCTGCTTGCCGGGCAGTCGGCCGGCGGGCACCTCGCCGCTCTCGCGGCCTTCGACGAGGACTCGCGCGCCGACGCCGGACTCGGCGACCTCGACATCGCCGGCGTACTCGCCGTGAGCGGCGTGCTGGATTTCAGCGTGCTGTGTCCCGCAGGCTCCCGGTGCCAGCTCGTCGAGAACCTCATGGGTGGTCGGGAGGGGTGGGAGCACGCGGACCCGGCCTTCTACGTGCATGGCTCTCCGCGGGTCCCCGTGCTGTGTCTTCACGGCTCCCGCGACCCGCTCGTTCCGGTCGAGGTCGCCGCGTCGTTCGTCCTGCGCGCGAACGGGTCCGAGGGCGACCACGCGGTCTTCATGGCGGACCCGGACGCGCATCACTCGGACATGACGCGACTGTTCTTCGGCACGTCCCCGCTCACCGGGGCCATGCTCGACTGGATGGGCGACCTGTAG
- a CDS encoding NYN domain-containing protein: MADEAHSLAVLIDFENLALGIERPSGTTPSGRRSRAKTTTTNGTFDIKLVLERLVEKGKVIVKRAYADWGRFSSYREVMHDSGIQMMEIPERGKTGKNHADIQLCVDAMDMCYSKEHIDTFVIVSGDSDFTPLVSKLKENGKSVIGLGIKDSTSDLLASSCDEFIYYEDIVRGPATPVVHVADIPQAKQPAINLMIESVQALQRENKDVMLASMVKDTMRRKQPQFSESSYGYRSFSDFLQDAERLGIITLRTDQRSGTWVVSGFAEKR; the protein is encoded by the coding sequence ATGGCAGATGAAGCACACTCGCTTGCCGTACTGATCGACTTCGAGAACCTCGCGCTCGGCATAGAACGGCCGTCGGGAACCACACCCTCCGGCCGTCGCAGCCGTGCGAAGACCACGACCACGAACGGGACCTTCGACATCAAACTCGTACTCGAGCGACTCGTCGAGAAGGGGAAGGTCATCGTCAAGCGCGCGTATGCCGACTGGGGCCGCTTCAGCTCGTACCGAGAGGTCATGCACGACTCGGGCATCCAGATGATGGAGATCCCTGAGCGTGGCAAGACCGGCAAGAACCACGCGGACATCCAGCTGTGCGTGGACGCCATGGACATGTGCTACTCCAAGGAGCACATCGACACGTTCGTGATCGTGTCGGGCGACTCGGACTTCACGCCGCTCGTCTCCAAGCTCAAGGAGAACGGCAAGAGCGTCATCGGCCTCGGCATCAAGGACTCAACGAGCGACCTGCTGGCGTCGAGCTGCGACGAGTTCATCTATTACGAGGACATCGTGCGCGGCCCGGCCACGCCCGTGGTGCACGTGGCCGACATCCCGCAGGCCAAGCAGCCGGCGATCAACCTCATGATCGAGTCGGTGCAGGCTCTCCAGCGTGAGAACAAAGACGTGATGCTGGCTTCGATGGTGAAGGACACCATGCGCCGCAAGCAGCCGCAGTTCTCCGAGTCGAGCTACGGCTATCGCTCCTTCTCCGACTTCCTGCAAGACGCTGAGCGGCTCGGCATCATCACGCTGAGGACCGATCAGCGCTCGGGTACCTGGGTCGTCTCGGGGTTCGCCGAGAAGCGATAG
- a CDS encoding GTPase, whose amino-acid sequence MAERRIVIMGAAGRDFHDFLTRYRDDDQVRVVAFTATQIPGIDSRTFPPALAGPRYPEGIRILPESRLLDLIAEEKIDEVVFAYSDVSHDYVMHHAEAVIAAGADFTLLGAESTMIPSVKPVVSVCAVRTGVGKSGISRHLFKLFRERGIKAVDIRHPMPYRDLEAMTVERYASLEDLDRLGTTIEEREEYEPLIEEGAVVMAGVDYEKILREAEKEADVIVWDGGNNDLPFYKSDLEIVALDPHRAGHERLYHPGEANFLRASVLVVNKVDSAEPEKVEAVRAAAREYNPTAIVIETNSAIDVDDTALAGKRVLVIEDGPTVTHGGMPYGAGAIAAKRAGAAELIDPRPFAVGSIKATFDKFPHLTEVLPAMGYSEEQLADLQATVQASGADVVLVATPVDLSRLLDLGIPAVRAKYHIEERGTGMSLSQVLDAFCMRHGLTKQ is encoded by the coding sequence ATGGCCGAGCGACGGATCGTCATCATGGGTGCGGCAGGGCGCGACTTCCACGACTTCCTGACGCGCTACCGGGATGACGATCAGGTGCGCGTGGTGGCGTTCACCGCAACGCAGATCCCCGGCATCGATTCACGTACCTTCCCGCCCGCGCTCGCCGGGCCCCGGTACCCCGAGGGCATCCGCATCCTCCCCGAGAGCCGTCTGCTCGACCTGATAGCCGAAGAGAAGATCGACGAGGTCGTCTTCGCCTACAGCGACGTGAGTCACGATTACGTGATGCACCACGCCGAGGCCGTCATCGCCGCCGGCGCGGACTTCACCCTCCTGGGCGCCGAGTCCACGATGATCCCGTCAGTGAAACCCGTCGTGTCCGTGTGCGCTGTACGTACCGGCGTGGGCAAGAGCGGCATCAGCCGCCACCTGTTCAAGCTCTTCCGCGAGCGTGGCATCAAGGCCGTGGACATCCGCCACCCCATGCCCTACCGCGACCTTGAGGCGATGACCGTGGAGCGCTACGCCTCGCTCGAGGACCTCGATCGCCTCGGCACCACCATCGAGGAGCGCGAGGAGTACGAGCCGCTCATCGAAGAGGGCGCCGTGGTCATGGCCGGCGTGGACTACGAGAAGATCCTGCGCGAGGCCGAGAAGGAGGCCGACGTGATCGTGTGGGACGGCGGCAACAACGACTTGCCGTTCTACAAGAGCGACCTCGAGATCGTCGCGCTCGACCCGCATCGCGCGGGCCACGAGCGTCTCTACCATCCCGGCGAGGCGAACTTCCTGCGTGCGAGCGTGCTCGTGGTGAACAAGGTGGATAGTGCCGAGCCGGAGAAGGTCGAGGCGGTTCGCGCCGCCGCACGGGAATACAATCCGACCGCGATCGTGATTGAGACGAACTCGGCGATCGACGTGGATGACACGGCGCTCGCGGGCAAGCGCGTGCTCGTGATCGAGGACGGCCCCACCGTGACGCACGGCGGCATGCCTTACGGCGCCGGCGCCATCGCGGCCAAGCGCGCGGGGGCGGCCGAGCTCATCGATCCGCGGCCGTTCGCGGTCGGAAGCATCAAGGCCACGTTCGACAAGTTCCCGCATCTCACCGAGGTGCTTCCCGCGATGGGCTACTCGGAGGAGCAGCTCGCCGACCTCCAGGCCACCGTGCAGGCGTCCGGCGCAGACGTGGTCCTCGTGGCCACGCCGGTGGACCTCTCGCGCCTGCTCGACCTCGGCATACCGGCCGTGCGCGCCAAGTACCACATCGAAGAGCGGGGCACCGGGATGTCGCTCAGTCAGGTGCTCGATGCATTCTGCATGAGACACGGCCTCACGAAGCAGTAG
- a CDS encoding nicotinate phosphoribosyltransferase, with protein MGHPGAPKPPSGMLTDLYQLTMAYAYWKTGITGTEACFHLSFRGNPFDGGYAIACGLAPAIEYLQNLGFTDDDTAYLATLTGRGGTPLFSAEFLEWLRGFRFTCSVLGVPEGAVVFPHEPLLRVTGPIAECQLVETALLNTINFQTLVATKAARVCRAAEGDPVIEFGLRRAQGPDGALSASRASYVGGCTATSDVLAGAVYGIPVGGTHAHSLVMVFDTELEAFLAYAEAMPNNAVLLVDTYDTIEGVEHAIEAGRRLRELGSDLIGIRIDSGDLAWLSQRARQLLDEAGFGDAKVYASNELDEHTIVSLKKQGAAIDVWGVGTKMVTAYDQPALGGVYKLSAVREPGGEWEPRVKVSEQAAKVTTPGLLQVRRYTDASGRLAGDMIYDELVPPAEPCSMVDPADPTRRTSYCGSDTAEELLVPVFERGRLVYDVPSLPESRSRTLEQMGRLDATHLRLLNPHVYKVGIELGLHERKMRLIMAARGIDSP; from the coding sequence ATGGGACACCCAGGAGCTCCGAAACCTCCGTCAGGCATGCTCACCGACCTGTATCAGCTCACGATGGCCTATGCGTACTGGAAGACGGGAATCACCGGCACCGAGGCGTGCTTCCACTTGAGTTTCCGAGGCAACCCCTTCGATGGCGGCTACGCGATCGCCTGCGGTCTGGCGCCCGCGATCGAGTACCTGCAGAACCTGGGTTTCACCGACGATGACACCGCCTATCTCGCAACGCTCACCGGCCGGGGCGGCACGCCGCTGTTCTCGGCCGAGTTCCTCGAGTGGCTTCGCGGCTTCCGCTTCACCTGCAGCGTGCTCGGCGTGCCCGAGGGCGCCGTCGTCTTCCCGCACGAGCCGCTGCTCCGGGTGACGGGACCCATCGCCGAGTGTCAGCTCGTCGAGACGGCGCTGCTCAACACCATCAACTTCCAGACGCTGGTGGCCACCAAAGCGGCACGGGTGTGTCGTGCGGCCGAGGGCGACCCGGTGATCGAGTTCGGCCTCAGGCGCGCGCAGGGCCCGGACGGCGCGCTCTCGGCAAGCCGTGCTTCGTACGTCGGCGGCTGCACGGCCACCTCCGACGTGCTCGCGGGCGCCGTCTACGGCATCCCGGTGGGTGGCACGCACGCGCACAGCCTCGTGATGGTCTTCGACACCGAGCTGGAGGCGTTTCTCGCGTACGCCGAGGCGATGCCCAACAACGCGGTCCTCCTCGTGGACACGTACGACACGATCGAGGGCGTCGAACATGCGATCGAAGCGGGGCGGCGCCTGCGCGAGCTGGGGAGCGACCTCATCGGCATCCGCATCGACTCGGGCGATCTCGCGTGGCTCTCGCAGCGCGCACGGCAACTCCTCGATGAGGCCGGATTCGGCGACGCGAAGGTCTACGCCAGCAACGAGCTGGACGAACACACCATCGTGAGCCTGAAGAAGCAGGGTGCGGCGATCGACGTCTGGGGCGTAGGCACCAAGATGGTGACCGCCTACGACCAGCCCGCGCTCGGCGGCGTGTACAAGCTCTCAGCCGTACGCGAGCCGGGCGGGGAGTGGGAGCCGCGGGTCAAGGTCTCCGAGCAGGCCGCCAAGGTGACCACGCCAGGGCTGCTGCAGGTGCGGCGCTACACCGACGCGTCCGGTCGGCTTGCGGGTGACATGATCTACGACGAGCTCGTGCCGCCCGCGGAGCCGTGCTCGATGGTCGATCCTGCGGATCCGACGCGCCGCACGTCGTACTGCGGCAGCGATACGGCGGAGGAACTGCTGGTGCCGGTCTTCGAGCGCGGGCGGCTCGTCTACGATGTGCCGTCGCTCCCGGAGAGCCGATCCCGGACGCTCGAGCAGATGGGGCGTCTCGACGCGACCCATCTGAGGCTGCTCAATCCGCACGTCTACAAGGTAGGTATCGAACTCGGCCTGCACGAGCGGAAGATGAGGCTCATCATGGCCGCCAGGGGCATAGACTCGCCGTAA
- a CDS encoding DegV family protein, producing MAVKVITDSTSYLPTAIREELDLGVAHVRCLLDGVEYPDDAEDCEAFFSALEASSAMPTTSQPTAGEIAALMEERVVAGHEVVGVFISAKLSGTIESARLARTMVLERHPGAVIEIVDSESNSTELGFAVLTAARAAAAGESVAETVATTRTTIERSRLLFVPSTLEYLRRGGRIGTAMALVGSILRIRPILTAADGTTTVFARVRTMERALATMVGTLSADIAAKGGLAQVSALHIHAPSAARALAERVAAVAGVEVPVVPVGPAIGAHVGPGAVGIAYCTNDPMLKSRTRA from the coding sequence ATGGCCGTCAAAGTGATCACTGACAGCACCTCTTACCTCCCCACCGCGATCCGCGAGGAGCTCGATCTTGGCGTCGCCCATGTGCGTTGCCTGCTCGACGGTGTCGAGTATCCCGACGACGCCGAGGACTGCGAGGCGTTCTTCAGCGCCTTGGAGGCCTCCTCCGCCATGCCGACCACCTCGCAGCCGACTGCCGGCGAGATCGCTGCGCTCATGGAGGAGCGCGTCGTGGCGGGGCATGAGGTTGTCGGTGTCTTCATCTCGGCGAAGCTGAGCGGCACGATCGAGTCGGCGCGTCTGGCGCGCACGATGGTCCTCGAGCGCCATCCCGGGGCGGTGATCGAGATCGTGGACAGCGAAAGCAACTCCACCGAGCTCGGGTTTGCGGTTCTCACCGCTGCGCGAGCCGCAGCCGCCGGCGAGAGCGTTGCCGAAACGGTCGCGACCACACGCACGACGATCGAGCGCTCGCGCCTGCTGTTCGTACCGAGCACGCTCGAGTACCTGCGTCGTGGCGGCCGGATCGGGACGGCCATGGCGTTGGTGGGAAGCATCCTGCGCATCCGGCCGATTCTCACGGCCGCCGACGGAACGACCACGGTCTTCGCGCGGGTCCGCACGATGGAGCGCGCGCTTGCGACGATGGTCGGTACGCTCAGCGCGGATATCGCCGCGAAGGGCGGTCTCGCTCAGGTCTCGGCGCTCCACATCCACGCACCCTCGGCGGCGCGCGCGCTTGCCGAGCGCGTCGCCGCAGTGGCGGGCGTCGAGGTCCCGGTCGTGCCGGTCGGTCCCGCCATCGGCGCGCACGTCGGCCCCGGCGCGGTCGGCATCGCGTACTGCACGAACGACCCGATGCTGAAGTCGCGGACCCGCGCATGA